One Pseudonocardia abyssalis DNA segment encodes these proteins:
- the purU gene encoding formyltetrahydrofolate deformylase — protein sequence MSTPGTTTRGVLLLSCPDAPGIVHAVSGLLVEEGCTILSSQQFGSLLGGSVPGDGGTFFMRVEFTRADGAPLDLPALRLRTAALADRFGMTWRLVDPTRPLRVVVMVSRLLHCLNDLLFRSSVGEPNLDVVAVVSNHPDAGRLADSHGVAFRHIPVTADTKGRAEAELLDLVDRERVDLVVLARYMQILSDDACKHLEGRAINIHHSMLPSFKGARPYHQAHVRGVKFIGATAHYATADLDEGPIIEQDLVRVDHSLGPEQLAARGREVESRALARAVRWHAENRIAVHGNRTVVFP from the coding sequence GTGAGCACGCCCGGAACGACCACGCGCGGAGTGCTGCTGCTGTCCTGCCCCGACGCCCCCGGGATCGTCCACGCGGTCTCGGGGCTGCTGGTGGAGGAGGGCTGCACCATCCTGTCGAGCCAGCAGTTCGGCAGCCTCCTCGGTGGCAGCGTCCCCGGCGACGGCGGCACCTTCTTCATGCGCGTCGAGTTCACCCGTGCCGACGGGGCGCCGCTGGACCTGCCGGCCCTGCGCCTGCGGACGGCAGCGCTCGCCGACCGGTTCGGGATGACCTGGCGGCTGGTCGACCCGACGCGGCCGCTCCGCGTCGTGGTGATGGTGAGCCGGCTGCTGCACTGCCTCAACGACCTCCTCTTCCGCAGCTCGGTCGGCGAGCCGAACCTCGACGTCGTGGCCGTGGTGTCCAACCACCCCGACGCGGGCAGGCTGGCCGACAGCCACGGGGTCGCCTTCCGGCACATCCCGGTCACCGCCGACACCAAGGGGCGGGCCGAGGCGGAGCTGCTCGACCTGGTCGACCGGGAGCGCGTCGACCTGGTGGTGCTGGCCCGCTACATGCAGATCCTCTCCGACGACGCCTGCAAGCATCTCGAGGGCCGCGCCATCAACATCCACCACTCGATGCTGCCCAGCTTCAAGGGTGCGCGGCCCTACCACCAGGCGCACGTCCGCGGCGTCAAGTTCATCGGCGCCACGGCCCACTACGCCACCGCCGACCTCGACGAGGGGCCGATCATCGAGCAGGACCTGGTCCGGGTCGACCACAGCCTGGGCCCCGAGCAGCTCGCGGCCCGCGGGCGCGAGGTCGAGAGCCGGGCACTCGCCCGCGCCGTGCGGTGGCACGCCGAGAACCGGATCGCCGTCCACGGCAACCGCACCGTCGTGTTCCCCTGA